Proteins encoded within one genomic window of Gadus chalcogrammus isolate NIFS_2021 unplaced genomic scaffold, NIFS_Gcha_1.0 GACHA118, whole genome shotgun sequence:
- the LOC130378934 gene encoding uncharacterized protein LOC130378934 isoform X2, giving the protein MDEEREEGGPTSKTALSGEHGRRSKAKSPEQQQRADSPGPSCVSMKSGWSMDHPGLFKDGNQSIEKRGVQQERADSSGPSCVSMKSDRSMRPPANFKDGIQSIEKRVQQQRADSPGPSCVSMKSDSSMEQPVNFKDGNQSIEKRVQQERADSPGPSCVSMKSDSSMEQPVNFKDVNQSIEKSPEQQQKADPPGPSCVSMKSDRSMDVPYQFKDGRPSREERHQQRSEVTSAQTELIKRAEENAHAFLDKELKKLWRVVFSDYPQCSEGQRVEEEEVDGKKEEQRRRAIEGVVDITKLCLMEMNQEELADKLLSGSDAVDCQHKIKSNLKKKFRCVFEGIAKAGQRTYLNDFYTEIFITERGSGEVNKEHEVRLIETASRKPAKEETPIRCEDIFKPLPGRDQPIRTMMTTGVAGIGKTVLTHKFTLDWAEGKTNQDIHFTFLLTFRDLNLLKGKEFSLVELLHHLFIDTKEAGICRFEHFQVVLHLGWSG; this is encoded by the exons atggatgaggagagagaggaggggggtcctacctctaagaccgctctgtctggggaacatggccgccggagcaaagctaagag cccagagcagcagcagagagcagactcccctggacccagctgtgtctccatgaagagtggctGGTCTATGGATCATCCTGGCctgtttaaagatggaaatcagtctattgagaagag AggagtccagcaggagagagcagactcctctggacccagctgtgtctccatgaagagtgaccgctctatgaGACCTCCTGctaactttaaagatggaattcagtctattgagaaaag agtccagcagcagagagcagactcccctggacccagctgtgtctccatgaagagtgacagcTCTATGGAACAACCTgttaactttaaagatggaaatcagtctattgagaagag agtccagcaggagagagcagactcccctggacccagctgtgtctccatgaagagtgataGCTCTATGGAACAACCTGTTAACTTTAAAGATgtaaatcagtctattgagaagag cccagagcagcagcagaaagcagacccccctggacccagctgtgtctccatgaagagtgaccgctctatggatGTACCATATCaatttaaagatggacgcccctccagagaggagag ACACcagcagaggtcagaggttaccagtgctcaaacagagctgatcaag agggctgaggagaacgcacacgctttcctcgacaaggagctgaagaagctctggagggtcgtcttctcagattacccacaatgctcagagggtcagagagtggaggaggaggaggtggatggtaagaaggaggagcagaggaggcgcgccatagagggagtggtggacatcacaaagctctgcctgatggagatgaaccaggaggaactggccgacaaACTGTTGAgcg GATCTGATGCTGTCGAttgccaacataaaatcaagtctaatttgaagaagaagttcaggtgtgtgtttgagggaatcgctaaagcaggacaGCGAACATATCTGAACgacttctacacagagatcttcatcacagagagaggcagtggagaggtcaacaaggaacatgaggtcagactgattgaaaccgcttccaggaaaccagccaaggaagaaacaccaatcagatgtgaagacatctttaaacccttacctggacgcGATCAACCAATAAGAACAatgatgacaactggagtggccggcattggtaaaaccgtcttaacacacaagttcactctggactgggctgaaggcaaaaccaaccaggacatacacttcacatttctcctcactttcagagatctgaatttactgaaagggaaagagtttagcttggtggaacttcttcatcacctcTTTATTGacaccaaagaagcaggaatctgcagattcgAACATTTCCAAGTTGtccttcatcttggatggtctggatga
- the LOC130378934 gene encoding uncharacterized protein LOC130378934 isoform X5, which produces MDEEREEGGPTSKTALSGEHGRRSKAKSPEQQQRADSPGPSCVSMKSGWSMDHPGLFKDGNQSIEKRGVQQERADSSGPSCVSMKSDRSMRPPANFKDGIQSIEKRVQQQRADSPGPSCVSMKSDSSMEQPVNFKDGNQSIEKSPEQQQKADPPGPSCVSMKSDRSMDVPYQFKDGRPSREERHQQRSEVTSAQTELIKRAEENAHAFLDKELKKLWRVVFSDYPQCSEGQRVEEEEVDGKKEEQRRRAIEGVVDITKLCLMEMNQEELADKLLSGSDAVDCQHKIKSNLKKKFRCVFEGIAKAGQRTYLNDFYTEIFITERGSGEVNKEHEVRLIETASRKPAKEETPIRCEDIFKPLPGRDQPIRTMMTTGVAGIGKTVLTHKFTLDWAEGKTNQDIHFTFLLTFRDLNLLKGKEFSLVELLHHLFIDTKEAGICRFEHFQVVLHLGWSG; this is translated from the exons atggatgaggagagagaggaggggggtcctacctctaagaccgctctgtctggggaacatggccgccggagcaaagctaagag cccagagcagcagcagagagcagactcccctggacccagctgtgtctccatgaagagtggctGGTCTATGGATCATCCTGGCctgtttaaagatggaaatcagtctattgagaagag AggagtccagcaggagagagcagactcctctggacccagctgtgtctccatgaagagtgaccgctctatgaGACCTCCTGctaactttaaagatggaattcagtctattgagaaaag agtccagcagcagagagcagactcccctggacccagctgtgtctccatgaagagtgacagcTCTATGGAACAACCTgttaactttaaagatggaaatcagtctattgagaagag cccagagcagcagcagaaagcagacccccctggacccagctgtgtctccatgaagagtgaccgctctatggatGTACCATATCaatttaaagatggacgcccctccagagaggagag ACACcagcagaggtcagaggttaccagtgctcaaacagagctgatcaag agggctgaggagaacgcacacgctttcctcgacaaggagctgaagaagctctggagggtcgtcttctcagattacccacaatgctcagagggtcagagagtggaggaggaggaggtggatggtaagaaggaggagcagaggaggcgcgccatagagggagtggtggacatcacaaagctctgcctgatggagatgaaccaggaggaactggccgacaaACTGTTGAgcg GATCTGATGCTGTCGAttgccaacataaaatcaagtctaatttgaagaagaagttcaggtgtgtgtttgagggaatcgctaaagcaggacaGCGAACATATCTGAACgacttctacacagagatcttcatcacagagagaggcagtggagaggtcaacaaggaacatgaggtcagactgattgaaaccgcttccaggaaaccagccaaggaagaaacaccaatcagatgtgaagacatctttaaacccttacctggacgcGATCAACCAATAAGAACAatgatgacaactggagtggccggcattggtaaaaccgtcttaacacacaagttcactctggactgggctgaaggcaaaaccaaccaggacatacacttcacatttctcctcactttcagagatctgaatttactgaaagggaaagagtttagcttggtggaacttcttcatcacctcTTTATTGacaccaaagaagcaggaatctgcagattcgAACATTTCCAAGTTGtccttcatcttggatggtctggatga
- the LOC130378934 gene encoding uncharacterized protein LOC130378934 isoform X4: protein MDEEREEGGPTSKTALSGEHGRRSKAKSPEQQQRADSPGPSCVSMKSGWSMDHPGLFKDGNQSIEKRGVQQERADSSGPSCVSMKSDRSMRPPANFKDGIQSIEKRVQQERADSPGPSCVSMKSDSSMEQPVNFKDVNQSIEKSPEQQQKADPPGPSCVSMKSDRSMDVPYQFKDGRPSREERHQQRSEVTSAQTELIKRAEENAHAFLDKELKKLWRVVFSDYPQCSEGQRVEEEEVDGKKEEQRRRAIEGVVDITKLCLMEMNQEELADKLLSGSDAVDCQHKIKSNLKKKFRCVFEGIAKAGQRTYLNDFYTEIFITERGSGEVNKEHEVRLIETASRKPAKEETPIRCEDIFKPLPGRDQPIRTMMTTGVAGIGKTVLTHKFTLDWAEGKTNQDIHFTFLLTFRDLNLLKGKEFSLVELLHHLFIDTKEAGICRFEHFQVVLHLGWSG from the exons atggatgaggagagagaggaggggggtcctacctctaagaccgctctgtctggggaacatggccgccggagcaaagctaagag cccagagcagcagcagagagcagactcccctggacccagctgtgtctccatgaagagtggctGGTCTATGGATCATCCTGGCctgtttaaagatggaaatcagtctattgagaagag AggagtccagcaggagagagcagactcctctggacccagctgtgtctccatgaagagtgaccgctctatgaGACCTCCTGctaactttaaagatggaattcagtctattgagaaaag agtccagcaggagagagcagactcccctggacccagctgtgtctccatgaagagtgataGCTCTATGGAACAACCTGTTAACTTTAAAGATgtaaatcagtctattgagaagag cccagagcagcagcagaaagcagacccccctggacccagctgtgtctccatgaagagtgaccgctctatggatGTACCATATCaatttaaagatggacgcccctccagagaggagag ACACcagcagaggtcagaggttaccagtgctcaaacagagctgatcaag agggctgaggagaacgcacacgctttcctcgacaaggagctgaagaagctctggagggtcgtcttctcagattacccacaatgctcagagggtcagagagtggaggaggaggaggtggatggtaagaaggaggagcagaggaggcgcgccatagagggagtggtggacatcacaaagctctgcctgatggagatgaaccaggaggaactggccgacaaACTGTTGAgcg GATCTGATGCTGTCGAttgccaacataaaatcaagtctaatttgaagaagaagttcaggtgtgtgtttgagggaatcgctaaagcaggacaGCGAACATATCTGAACgacttctacacagagatcttcatcacagagagaggcagtggagaggtcaacaaggaacatgaggtcagactgattgaaaccgcttccaggaaaccagccaaggaagaaacaccaatcagatgtgaagacatctttaaacccttacctggacgcGATCAACCAATAAGAACAatgatgacaactggagtggccggcattggtaaaaccgtcttaacacacaagttcactctggactgggctgaaggcaaaaccaaccaggacatacacttcacatttctcctcactttcagagatctgaatttactgaaagggaaagagtttagcttggtggaacttcttcatcacctcTTTATTGacaccaaagaagcaggaatctgcagattcgAACATTTCCAAGTTGtccttcatcttggatggtctggatga
- the LOC130378934 gene encoding uncharacterized protein LOC130378934 isoform X1 yields MDEEREEGGPTSKTALSGEHGRRSKAKSPEQQQRADSPGPSCVSMKSGWSMDHPGLFKDGNQSIEKRGVQQERADSSGPSCVSMKSDRSMRPPANFKDGIQSIEKRVQQQRADSPGPSCVSMKSDSSMEQPVNFKDGNQSIEKRRVQQERADSPGPSCVSMKSDSSMEQPVNFKDVNQSIEKSPEQQQKADPPGPSCVSMKSDRSMDVPYQFKDGRPSREERHQQRSEVTSAQTELIKRAEENAHAFLDKELKKLWRVVFSDYPQCSEGQRVEEEEVDGKKEEQRRRAIEGVVDITKLCLMEMNQEELADKLLSGSDAVDCQHKIKSNLKKKFRCVFEGIAKAGQRTYLNDFYTEIFITERGSGEVNKEHEVRLIETASRKPAKEETPIRCEDIFKPLPGRDQPIRTMMTTGVAGIGKTVLTHKFTLDWAEGKTNQDIHFTFLLTFRDLNLLKGKEFSLVELLHHLFIDTKEAGICRFEHFQVVLHLGWSG; encoded by the exons atggatgaggagagagaggaggggggtcctacctctaagaccgctctgtctggggaacatggccgccggagcaaagctaagag cccagagcagcagcagagagcagactcccctggacccagctgtgtctccatgaagagtggctGGTCTATGGATCATCCTGGCctgtttaaagatggaaatcagtctattgagaagag AggagtccagcaggagagagcagactcctctggacccagctgtgtctccatgaagagtgaccgctctatgaGACCTCCTGctaactttaaagatggaattcagtctattgagaaaag agtccagcagcagagagcagactcccctggacccagctgtgtctccatgaagagtgacagcTCTATGGAACAACCTgttaactttaaagatggaaatcagtctattgagaagag aagagtccagcaggagagagcagactcccctggacccagctgtgtctccatgaagagtgataGCTCTATGGAACAACCTGTTAACTTTAAAGATgtaaatcagtctattgagaagag cccagagcagcagcagaaagcagacccccctggacccagctgtgtctccatgaagagtgaccgctctatggatGTACCATATCaatttaaagatggacgcccctccagagaggagag ACACcagcagaggtcagaggttaccagtgctcaaacagagctgatcaag agggctgaggagaacgcacacgctttcctcgacaaggagctgaagaagctctggagggtcgtcttctcagattacccacaatgctcagagggtcagagagtggaggaggaggaggtggatggtaagaaggaggagcagaggaggcgcgccatagagggagtggtggacatcacaaagctctgcctgatggagatgaaccaggaggaactggccgacaaACTGTTGAgcg GATCTGATGCTGTCGAttgccaacataaaatcaagtctaatttgaagaagaagttcaggtgtgtgtttgagggaatcgctaaagcaggacaGCGAACATATCTGAACgacttctacacagagatcttcatcacagagagaggcagtggagaggtcaacaaggaacatgaggtcagactgattgaaaccgcttccaggaaaccagccaaggaagaaacaccaatcagatgtgaagacatctttaaacccttacctggacgcGATCAACCAATAAGAACAatgatgacaactggagtggccggcattggtaaaaccgtcttaacacacaagttcactctggactgggctgaaggcaaaaccaaccaggacatacacttcacatttctcctcactttcagagatctgaatttactgaaagggaaagagtttagcttggtggaacttcttcatcacctcTTTATTGacaccaaagaagcaggaatctgcagattcgAACATTTCCAAGTTGtccttcatcttggatggtctggatga
- the LOC130378934 gene encoding uncharacterized protein LOC130378934 isoform X3, with the protein MDEEREEGGPTSKTALSGEHGRRSKAKSPEQQQRADSPGPSCVSMKSGWSMDHPGLFKDGNQSIEKRVQQQRADSPGPSCVSMKSDSSMEQPVNFKDGNQSIEKRRVQQERADSPGPSCVSMKSDSSMEQPVNFKDVNQSIEKSPEQQQKADPPGPSCVSMKSDRSMDVPYQFKDGRPSREERHQQRSEVTSAQTELIKRAEENAHAFLDKELKKLWRVVFSDYPQCSEGQRVEEEEVDGKKEEQRRRAIEGVVDITKLCLMEMNQEELADKLLSGSDAVDCQHKIKSNLKKKFRCVFEGIAKAGQRTYLNDFYTEIFITERGSGEVNKEHEVRLIETASRKPAKEETPIRCEDIFKPLPGRDQPIRTMMTTGVAGIGKTVLTHKFTLDWAEGKTNQDIHFTFLLTFRDLNLLKGKEFSLVELLHHLFIDTKEAGICRFEHFQVVLHLGWSG; encoded by the exons atggatgaggagagagaggaggggggtcctacctctaagaccgctctgtctggggaacatggccgccggagcaaagctaagag cccagagcagcagcagagagcagactcccctggacccagctgtgtctccatgaagagtggctGGTCTATGGATCATCCTGGCctgtttaaagatggaaatcagtctattgagaagag agtccagcagcagagagcagactcccctggacccagctgtgtctccatgaagagtgacagcTCTATGGAACAACCTgttaactttaaagatggaaatcagtctattgagaagag aagagtccagcaggagagagcagactcccctggacccagctgtgtctccatgaagagtgataGCTCTATGGAACAACCTGTTAACTTTAAAGATgtaaatcagtctattgagaagag cccagagcagcagcagaaagcagacccccctggacccagctgtgtctccatgaagagtgaccgctctatggatGTACCATATCaatttaaagatggacgcccctccagagaggagag ACACcagcagaggtcagaggttaccagtgctcaaacagagctgatcaag agggctgaggagaacgcacacgctttcctcgacaaggagctgaagaagctctggagggtcgtcttctcagattacccacaatgctcagagggtcagagagtggaggaggaggaggtggatggtaagaaggaggagcagaggaggcgcgccatagagggagtggtggacatcacaaagctctgcctgatggagatgaaccaggaggaactggccgacaaACTGTTGAgcg GATCTGATGCTGTCGAttgccaacataaaatcaagtctaatttgaagaagaagttcaggtgtgtgtttgagggaatcgctaaagcaggacaGCGAACATATCTGAACgacttctacacagagatcttcatcacagagagaggcagtggagaggtcaacaaggaacatgaggtcagactgattgaaaccgcttccaggaaaccagccaaggaagaaacaccaatcagatgtgaagacatctttaaacccttacctggacgcGATCAACCAATAAGAACAatgatgacaactggagtggccggcattggtaaaaccgtcttaacacacaagttcactctggactgggctgaaggcaaaaccaaccaggacatacacttcacatttctcctcactttcagagatctgaatttactgaaagggaaagagtttagcttggtggaacttcttcatcacctcTTTATTGacaccaaagaagcaggaatctgcagattcgAACATTTCCAAGTTGtccttcatcttggatggtctggatga
- the LOC130378934 gene encoding uncharacterized protein LOC130378934 isoform X6 produces the protein MDEEREEGGPTSKTALSGEHGRRSKAKRVQQQRADSPGPSCVSMKSDSSMEQPVNFKDGNQSIEKRRVQQERADSPGPSCVSMKSDSSMEQPVNFKDVNQSIEKSPEQQQKADPPGPSCVSMKSDRSMDVPYQFKDGRPSREERHQQRSEVTSAQTELIKRAEENAHAFLDKELKKLWRVVFSDYPQCSEGQRVEEEEVDGKKEEQRRRAIEGVVDITKLCLMEMNQEELADKLLSGSDAVDCQHKIKSNLKKKFRCVFEGIAKAGQRTYLNDFYTEIFITERGSGEVNKEHEVRLIETASRKPAKEETPIRCEDIFKPLPGRDQPIRTMMTTGVAGIGKTVLTHKFTLDWAEGKTNQDIHFTFLLTFRDLNLLKGKEFSLVELLHHLFIDTKEAGICRFEHFQVVLHLGWSG, from the exons atggatgaggagagagaggaggggggtcctacctctaagaccgctctgtctggggaacatggccgccggagcaaagctaagag agtccagcagcagagagcagactcccctggacccagctgtgtctccatgaagagtgacagcTCTATGGAACAACCTgttaactttaaagatggaaatcagtctattgagaagag aagagtccagcaggagagagcagactcccctggacccagctgtgtctccatgaagagtgataGCTCTATGGAACAACCTGTTAACTTTAAAGATgtaaatcagtctattgagaagag cccagagcagcagcagaaagcagacccccctggacccagctgtgtctccatgaagagtgaccgctctatggatGTACCATATCaatttaaagatggacgcccctccagagaggagag ACACcagcagaggtcagaggttaccagtgctcaaacagagctgatcaag agggctgaggagaacgcacacgctttcctcgacaaggagctgaagaagctctggagggtcgtcttctcagattacccacaatgctcagagggtcagagagtggaggaggaggaggtggatggtaagaaggaggagcagaggaggcgcgccatagagggagtggtggacatcacaaagctctgcctgatggagatgaaccaggaggaactggccgacaaACTGTTGAgcg GATCTGATGCTGTCGAttgccaacataaaatcaagtctaatttgaagaagaagttcaggtgtgtgtttgagggaatcgctaaagcaggacaGCGAACATATCTGAACgacttctacacagagatcttcatcacagagagaggcagtggagaggtcaacaaggaacatgaggtcagactgattgaaaccgcttccaggaaaccagccaaggaagaaacaccaatcagatgtgaagacatctttaaacccttacctggacgcGATCAACCAATAAGAACAatgatgacaactggagtggccggcattggtaaaaccgtcttaacacacaagttcactctggactgggctgaaggcaaaaccaaccaggacatacacttcacatttctcctcactttcagagatctgaatttactgaaagggaaagagtttagcttggtggaacttcttcatcacctcTTTATTGacaccaaagaagcaggaatctgcagattcgAACATTTCCAAGTTGtccttcatcttggatggtctggatga